Within the Microvirga ossetica genome, the region CGTCACTGTAGATCCCTGTTCCTGAATGGATACCAAACACGTTGGAGGGGTTGGGCCTGTGTAGGCAATGGCGCGGTGGAACCGGAAGCCTCACTGGAAGGAGAGCCCAGGGACATGGCCATGCCCGTCTTTGCACCAAACGCGACCTGCTGCCCGTGTGCTTACTGAGCTATGGGTCAAGCTGACTTGGCCTGTGCAAGCGGATGGCGAGCTTCGTCCCCCAGCTTCTCAACGGAGCGTCACCCCTGGAAGCCGGCTTATCTTGTTTCAGGCTATTGGTCCAAGCAGGATTTGACTGTCAGAGCACATCAGGGACGACGGTTGCAACCGATTGCGCGTTTAAGCGCTGCTATGAGATCCCTGATCGCCTCATCGCACAATGGTGAGGGCGTCAGGTCGAAATCGCGAGAACGCACCAGGGTCCGGGAGAGTTATCAATGGCATACGTCACTGCGAATGGATTGGTGAATTCCGCGTCACAGGTAAGCAAGGTTGAGCGATTATGGCCAGTGGCTCGCCACAGCGGGTCCTCCTCGTCGAGGATGAGCCGGCGATCATCGAACTGATCACCGAGATGCTGGAAGACCTATCCTTCAAGGTGGCCGCCACCGCCTCTCGCCTTGACGACGCGATTGCCTTGGCGCGGGAGATCGATGTCGAGCTTGCCATCCTCGATGTCAGGCTACAGGGTCAGCAAAGTGAACCGGTGGCGCGGATTCTGCAAGCCAGGGATATTCCATTCATCTTCGCGACCGGTTATCGGACCTCCGAAATCGACCAGGAGTTCCAGGCCGTCCCTGCATTGCCGAAGCCCTTTCAGACTGCCGATCTTGCTGGCGCGATCAAGTCGGCCCTGAAGCGTGGCTCATGATTGGGCCTTACCGATTGCTGGAATACCCCACACGCTCAGCACTCTGCT harbors:
- a CDS encoding response regulator: MASGSPQRVLLVEDEPAIIELITEMLEDLSFKVAATASRLDDAIALAREIDVELAILDVRLQGQQSEPVARILQARDIPFIFATGYRTSEIDQEFQAVPALPKPFQTADLAGAIKSALKRGS